DNA from Thunnus thynnus chromosome 2, fThuThy2.1, whole genome shotgun sequence:
AGGGAAGCCTTGAGCACCTGCAGTAACCTTTGATGTTTACCCacctttattatttacacctacCATGGTTCTGAAGGCATTTTCACAATCCTCAAAGACTCCTCTAATAatttggatgaaaaaatattctgtttgctacatgacaaaaaaaaagattttaactAGTTTCCCAGGTTGCAGCTCTGTTTTCTATTCAGGTTGCCACTGACTACCATCTTTGTTTGGATCAAGAAAAACAATCTTTCTAGGTTTTTCCAAACATCACTGGGTATTAATCTTTTAGCGAAATGGATGCTTAGCACTGAGTGTAAGTTCCTGGGTTAATTTATGTTTGATAAGAACGACTTGTCCGAGTATGTCGTAAATAATAAGTGTTCAGAGGAGACTGCTAGCACCTTTAATCTTGTTTGGTTTGTAACTAACCAGTCAGATttgaacttttttatttttccagttatTTAACCTGGTGATTTTCCCAACATATTATGCTCAGCAGCCCCACCCGCCCCCATCACCCTGTGCTTTACCAACAAGGCTCAGCAGAGGATGTACTTCCTGCGGCAGCAAAGAAGTTCAACCTGCCAAAGTTAATGATGGTGCACTTCTACACAGACATCATTgagtccatcctcacctcctccatcaccatctggTACGCTGCTGCAACTGCCAAGGACAAGGGCAGACAGCAGCGTATCATCCGCTCTGCTGAGAAGGTGATCAGCTGCAACCTGCCGTGACTCCTGAACCTGCACGGCTCCACGACACTGAGGCAAGCAGGAAAGATCATGGCCGACCCCTCCCATCCTGGACACAAATTTTTTCAAACATTCCCCTCCGGCAAGAACTGCAGTCTATCTTGGCCAAAACCTCACGCAACAAGATCAGTTTCTTCCCAACTGCAGCTGGCCTCAATAACAAGGCCCAGCACCCCCACTGACACAGACTCTATCCCGCTCATAGACACTACATGTTATACTAACGTAAAAGTGTCATCATCTGTACAGCTGTGAACCCATTACATTGAAAAATGGCATGTTACATTAACACATTACATTTGCACATTACATGTACCATTCACTCAATATCTTGTCCAATTCAACAgctcttttcatttatttttttttaattgtaaattttatttatatatttatatcacctGTCTTTTGGGGtacttgtatttttctcttaCTTTGTATACGTAGGcttacttgtgtttttctcttactttctattttttaattgttatgcaccacaacaccaaggcaaattccttgtatgtgcaaagatacttggcaataaacctgtttctgattctgatcctCACACTTATACAAACACAGCCTGCCACAGTCTGTACTGAGATGATTATACACATTAACACTCTTATACCTGACTGCTACTGAGTATTACTCCAGCCATTTCCCgttttttttagtatttgaGCTTCACACCATCTgaccacaacacaacacaacccATCACACATGTCAGACTCTACCTCATCCTTCTGTCTGTGCACTATAGCACAGTTTTAGTCAAGAAAGCAAGCAGACAGCTGTCATCCAGActttgaataaaatatatagCTCCAAGCAGACAGAGAATAAAGTCATCTTATTTGGGTCACCATCCTCAAACACGGCTCCTTTGAGTAGCATCACGGCCTCGGTGCCAATTCTTTAAGAAATGTCATGTTTCAAAGGCTTGTAGCAGGCCTTAAGGTGTGTCTTTATTCCTCATGATACACCTATGAATCCAGTCTGCGAGGATGATGAAATTTGTACGGCAAACTGTGTGGATCAGGCCTTTGATGAGGATTTGCTCATGTGGGGCTAGAAAGCAAGGGGACCTGTGTGGATGCTGTTTgagaatgtgagagaaaaaaatcttttgaatCTGAATCCAAAGAACTCCAGAGAactccatcaccatcaccactcATGTTTGCATTCATGTGTAGCATCTGAGGTTACCAGTGTAGGCCACAGTGACATTATAACAagtgtttctttatttacaaaGTGATGGAATGCTTTTTTCACTTCCCCAGGTCGTCTCTGACGATAATGACAAAGTGGTTAAACAGAGCAATCACAAAGCAGTTGTAGATTGACACAATAAAAAATAGTTACATCTGTTTGGAGAAAATGTACAGTATTCTCAAAAATCGAGGTAGAAAAAGCACACACTGCCTGACTGATGACATTTGACACACGTTTACAGAAGTCACTATAGAGTTGAAATGGTAGAGTGGTCAGGAGGGAAGCGACTACATACTGATTCAAAATAGAAGCACTGTCGACAACCAATGGAGCAATAGAGTCTCAAGACCACGTAATTTCTTGAAGTGAAAATGTTCAACAGGTTTAGTTTACTGTATCAACCAAGAAGGTCAGCAGCCAACTGCAGAATGAAACTGATAAAGGCAAAATAACAACAGTGAAAAATCTCCACAGTATCATGGTTTCTGGTACATAGTTCATATTTGAATTCAAGTATGTGATAAAGCATTTGGGTGAAACATGGAACACTTTCATTCACTATTCAAAATCTGTTATGATTTATGTATACAGTGGCATGTAGAACAAGTATGTTTCATGCAGACACTAAACAaactacttttctttttaaagcaacAAACACTGAGATTTCATGAATGGAAAACGTTCCCTTCATGTTGCATTTTAACAATATTCTCCAGTCACCCTCATTTCTCTTGGCATcagtacattttaaacatttgggAAACATTTAAGGTGCTCCTTTTAAACTTAGTGAGAGGACCAAATTGAGAGCCATGACTGAGGATGAATTGATATAAATAATACGTGATCCTGTCACAGAGCACAATATACCTCAAAGTGTTCCCCTCCTGTTTGAAATGAATCTGCGACATGTAGATGAAGATGCTCAGAAGACATTGTgccacaaaacaaatgtttctcCTTATCAAACATCAATTTTGTTAATATACAGACATCAGTTTGCTTTCTGTTTACCTAGAAAGGCCTGGGATGATCGATTGTGTTTACGTGTCATTTCCTTTGTCACTTCAGTATCTTACCAGAAATCCAGAGCCAGGACGTAATTGTGGCATAAGCACAAAAGCAGTGTTGACTTGAATAGCCCATCAAGTACGTTCTATGATTTTCCTTCCCAAAATAGAATgactgagtcacacacacactgaagtgaTCGTGCTGTCTTGCCGCCTTTGCGGAGGGGCCAGAGAGCCACCAACAGTGACTCCCCCTCTGTCAGTCTGTGTCTTATCTACAGGCCTGCTGTGTACACATCGCCCTTTAAGCACCGAGTGTACAAGCACAGGGTCACCATACCCCACTTTTTGAGAGCCAATATATGTCACtaaaatattctgctttaaaCCTTGAGAGCCTCATGGACTCCCACAGCAGACAGTCGGCGGTTGATGTTGCGATAACGGCAGCGAAGAAGGTCACGATAAGTGGAGCGCAGGTCTCGGTTAAAGAAGGCGTAGATGAAGGGGTTCATTAGGGAGTTAGCGTAGCCTAACCAGAGCAGTGTGCGCTCCAGCCAGATAGGCACACAGCTACACTCCACTCCACAGATAAAGGGCCTGGCAGTGGACAGGATGAAGAACGGCAACCAGCACACAGCAAAGACCCCCACGATCACCCCCAGTGTTGTGGCTGCTTTCTGCTCCCGTTTGAAGATGGAGATGTTTCTGCGTTCACGGTTCAGCAGGCGGGACAAGGCAGCGCACTCCTCTGCCACACCAGGAGGCTTTAGCCCCTGCATTCGCAGCGCCTCATTAGCCACTGTTTCAAGGCGATCGCGACGCGAAACGTCAGTGAAGCGGTGCTTGGCGCCACTCTTGCGGGCTGCCCTGAAGATTTTGTAGTACATGACCAGCATGACCAGCATAGGGATGTAGAAGGCTACGGCTGTGGAATAGATGGTGTAGCCAAAGTCTTGGCTAATGAGGCACACACCGGCTGTGTGGACGTTTTTGGCCCAGCCACAGAAAGGTGGCAGGGTGATGGATGCTGACACCAGCCACACTCCCAGGATCATCTTTGCCATCAGCTGACCATTCTGCCGGGCTGGGTAGGTGAGGGGCCGTGTGATCCCCAGATACCTGTGAGGAAGTGAGACAAAAACTATTACAAATTACTCAGCACTAGCTTCCAGGCAGATTTTCAACTTGGGGCTGAAAGTGGCTGAATGTGCCTTCATATTTGTTCTAAAAACCCTTTAACACCGTGTTAAGTACAGTAGcttcatcatcacatcatcacaaaaATAAGGATTACTTATCACATGTAATTCACTCAGACACTCAACTGAAGCAAATAAATGTGCTGCCTGTCTTCATTAAGATGAAACTGCACTGTAGTGGTATCAAATACATGTCCACTCACTTAAAAGACATTTCAATCAGTCATAAACTCTGTCATTGCCTAGATGGCCATTAGCTTCTTTTCTTTGGCTTTGGAGGAGCTTAGCAGGTAAAGAGGGAGCtatcaataaaatcaatcagTTAACTGTGGTTTCAAATAGCAGCTTGAGatgtcagaaaaaacaagataaagtgAGCTGTGAAAGgctttaatttgtacaaaattgagaaaataaccgTTATTCTCACAAAATGATAAGTCTGTGTGTACATCTCAGTGTGTTTTGGCTGTATGTCCACAGCCTTCATCAACATCAAATGCGTTGTTGATGAAAGCTGTATATTTGAGACTCCAGGCTGTTTCTGCTCTATTGTTAATCACAAGATAAAAAGCTTTAGGGAGCATTGGCCAATTCGTCTCGTTATCCACCAGTGATGTTATCAGCACTGTGGAAATCAAATTCAGCTCAGTCAGCCTGGCCCGGGATTCTTCACTTTATCAACGGTTTGTAGATGTTGAGTTTCTACAAGTCATGTCCAGTTTGACAATATTTgtcaaaatatcacaatatttgtCTTTACACATTAGCttacacagcaacaaaaaattCAAAACTGCAGTCCTAAGTCCTCAGTTTAAAAGCTTACTGGTTTTAGAAAATAGCGTTACACAAACCACTGTAGCCCAGCATCTCTGCTGCAGATTGCAGCTTGTTAACAACTGACCACACATTGTGCAAGTGGTACTGATCTAGATCAGAGTCACTTGGAGAGGACAAAAAGGCTACAACTGCACTGCAGCTGAAAGCTGATTATGTTTCTCCCATAAACATCtgacacagatctgatgttctCTAATCAGCTGTTAAAAGCTGCACAGAGTCACTGTTTTTTCCAGATAGGATTTGGAAaaaatgcttgtgtgttttgtgttgtatGTATATGGTTGCATGTATGATACAGCGGGCATCTGAGGCATGTGACCTACATGCGGGTCATATCAGAATTTGTCATTGTTGCCATGACAGGTGAAACGTCCATTATTTATCTGAGACAGGTGTCATTATTTTGTCACCCATGGGTGGTGGCAGAGAGGACcatgagacagaaagaagggGGAAAAGCCAAATACACAACTTCATACACAAACTTTGTTTGAGGAGATTCCTCATTTCAGtcaaaaattaaattgtttattattgtttgcGTTACCATAAGTTTTAAGTGACATCACAATCAGATAAAAAATATTCCTATATTTAAAGCCTCTGCAGTATATTTGTAGTTCACATTTAAACTCAGGTGCCATACACTACCTCTTacttcttaaaggggacatattatgctcatttaaatgtctttatttttttattttggggctCTACTCTAATATCTTTGTGTGAATcacagttcagcctctgtctgaaaacaggctacatcaacaaacaatgcaacaaactatagtagtaggatttcccTACTTTTTCTCGtcctttactcaaaatgtcaacttttcaaatatATCTGTACATATTTGAGCCAGGATCCAATCTGAattatgagagtggacaacacaaacaacacatagaaaaaccttagcaacaactttagcaaccaaggctactgAACAGACGGCCATTAATGGGCATGCGCAACTATCTGATGTCAACTCGtcaacaaaatagaaaaaaccATTGCAAATAAGCCTTGAGAGCAAGCTGAAGCCCTGGcctttgacttgcaggcagcatttctacagtACATACGTTAAACTCAAGTCTTGGAGCTTTGACCACGTTTggcatagatatctgacatcataacagtttataaataacagaaaaccagaaaaagcataatacatcccctttaaagaTCCCTTGGCTCAGGTTAGTTGTGTTCAGTGAATATTATGTAACAAGTAAGTGTTAATTCACCCCAGATCCCTCCAACCACTGCTCTGCCGAGCTTACAACTCTCACTTAAAATATACTTAAGCTTTACAGCAGGGACTGAATACATCCAGGCGAGCAATGTCAAATAGATAGACGACAGACCCTGAGATGGGTACACTCTATGCTGTGGGAATTCTTAGAAATACATAATGGATACCCAGTAATGCAACACTCCTCTGTGAATACATTATTCAGTAATGAGGAAGGTGGTCGTGGTGGTTATTTGAGGGGGATATTTGTGTGTCAGTTCTCCACAACCTATGACTCATCTCCGGGCTGTTAGAAGacagagctgttttcagacgcactctcactggaaacaaaatCTCACCCTTCACTCAGAGAGAAGATAAGGCAGTAAGCATTTTAACACTTCATTACACagcttcctgtgtgtgttttagcagGATGAGCTGAGGCAAACATCTGTGGGACCTGCTGCCGGTTTTCTCTTGTTCATTTTAACATAAAGAGATTAAGCAATCCCTGTGAGGCAGTATAGgatacagcaaaaataaaacctaTATGAGGAGCATTGCAAAATTAGGTGTATAAAGACATACACCACCAACAATGACAGAGCTACAAATCATCAAGTAAAACACAAGTGGGTGTGAATTTTTATCAAAGAGAAGTACAAATGCAGAGAAATAGAATTGAACACCACTCTTGAATGTTTAGCCCTAATTGTGATTCTTTCACCTCAGatgaattttaatgttgttgttctgtATAACCCACCATCACACAGTGTCTCCTTTTATGATGAACAACAAGATATAATGAAAGGTTTTGATTCTCACATAGAAACAAAATGATATGGTGACTACAACATTAATTGGTTGgacaaaaatgataaacaaaaactgaaaatgattaTGTCAAAGTTCAACTTCCAGCAGATGATTAAAGGACCTACAAGAATCACTAGAAACAGTAGAACCCTAATTGATATGGTATTTACCAATAAAACAGATCggataacaaaaacaaacaacttatTAACTGGTCTGTCTGAGCAAAGATGGTCATCCCTAAGTCCAAAATTGTGCAATTTGAACGTGATCTTGGGAATATTAATTGGGATCAGCTTATAGAAATAGATGACGTGGATATGTGTTGTAACTTCATGACTACTGCTCTAGTGaaattaacagcaaaatataccaaaaacatgaaatgtaaacaaaggaAAGCAACTTTACCATGgctaaataatgaaatatgcaAACTTATGAAAAAACAAGATCTGGCCTTGAAAACAGGTCGTCGCAGCACAGCTAGTTGACCATCTAGAGACCAATCGACTCCTTCATCCACAACAATTTGGTTTTAGACCAAAATGTTCCACTGAAACTGCAAATTGTTATTTCATTGAAAATGTAAAGCACTCATTGGACGGAGGTAATGTCGTGGGGGCAGTGTTTCTTGATATGAAAAAGGCATTTGACACTGTCAACCATGACATTCTCCTGTCTAAATTGTCTGCATTCAATTTTTCAAAACAAGCAGTTGATTGGTTTGAGTCATATCTTCAAACTAGAGAACAGTGTGTGAAAGTTTACCAAGACATGTCATCCCTTTTAAACAACAGAATGGGTATTCCTCAAGGTTCAATCCTGGGTCCGCTGCTTTGCTGCCCATTGGCCAACTGCCAGCTTTATACAGATGATGTGGTCATATATGCGCCAGCCAAGTCACCTAGCAAGGCAGCGGAGATTCTAACTGCATATGTGGATGATGTCCATCAATGGCTGTAACATAATCTTGTCTTGAActtgaaaaaaacagtttctatgtgtttctccATTAGAAAACAGGGCTCACTTGAAAATTTTGAAATCAAGATATGGAATGAAGAAATAGAGGAGGTCAATGATTTCAAGTTTTTAGGATTATCTTAGATCTGCAACTCAAATTTGATAAAGAAGatttcaaaaacagtaaagacCAACCTTAATTGTTTCAAACTAATCACGCACTACATACCAACTCAGGCAGCTCAGTTATTTATGTGCGCTatgattttctctcatttttcatattgtatgaCAGTGTGGACTCAAGCATCACCATCGACAATCAGACACCTCAAATCTTGATACAATCAAGCACTGAAAATAGTAGACAAAAAGTGTGTCCGGTGGCATCACTGTCACatactgaaaaaatacaatCTACTTAGTTTTGAGAGCTttactcatctttttttttttaattagtttttcaaatgtatcaaCAGTTTTGCCCCCGAGCCTCTTTCTGAATACATCCAAAGACAAGACAGTACCAGAGTAACTAGAAGCACGGTGAATggcaactgtaaaatatcatatCGTAGATCTAAATTTGGACATCAGCTTTCTCCATACAGGGCTGTCAACTCTGGAACACATTAccaactgaaatcaaattaattccAGATATAAAATCTTTTACAACAAAGGTTAAGTGCTGGCTAAAAGCAAACCAGAGCTGTatccatttttattgtattgtattgttaattttttttttttaaactgtacatCACAATcaatgtatttcagtgtgtgtattttattgtactcCCATATCTGTAGAACACTGTGGTTTTTATGATTATGaaagctgtatattttaattacactgtatatgtaaagCCCAATTAGGGACAAGagttgaaaattagcaatagctataaactctctgtgcagtacatcagtttcatgctctgtatTGGAACTATGTTAAATCGTCcttatcaaataaaataaaaataaaaaaataaatttaataaaataagtttaaaagAGTTGTGTGAAAAttatctgtgggttcatcacttcTAGCGGCAACTTTCACATTGcatgtagtcatttgatccattgtttatataaaaatattgattgtagCAACTATGTAGCAACATATTAAACAAAATGCATATATCAAACCACATGCTATACCTCGCACCACAGAAGATATCACCTTCCATAAAACAGCATGCATTGAGCATAAATACTGACACACATCCAAATAAGGAGTTATTTTTCATATCTCTTGAGGATTTGGGACATATCCACAGCCACAGCAGCCCTCAGGGATTATCCAGTCACAGACAAACAGTGTGCCCGAGCTAATGGAGACTTCCATTACTTCAGCTATGCTACCAGCAAGGGCACAGTGAAGTGAACTATTTTCTGCACCGAAACGCTGTAACCGGCCCTGGTGTGCAACAGTTGTCAGTCATCTCCAGGAGCCCCTCTCAAACCTTTTACAGCTGAGAGGGGAtacacagtgaaatatttacCAAGCTGCTGTTGGTTTGGATGGCAGAGTGGTAAATTTAGAACAACAAAGGAAGGAACAGAAACTACTTTTTTCCCATAGAAACTTTCCATTGGTGAattctcattcattcatcttaTAGAGACATGTATAATTCCAACGTCATTGCACTTGAGGGCAATCTGAGATGAGCCTGTGAACAAGTGAAGTGTTGCCCATTTTAGGGAGTCTATCTGTGTGAGTGAAGTGGGCACAGAGATGCAGACGTCGCCTGCAATCAAACCATTTTTGTTGAAGAATTGTGTCTTCAGGAACTGAGCAGTGCGTTGTGGCTGCTTTTTAACCAGCAGTCACTAGTGTGTATTCAGTGCTTTCAtgctctgtttgttttacataagTGAATGGGAAATCTGAAAACTCCCCATTGTTCACTCAATATTCAGTGCAATCATTTCTTGTTGGACAAAATCAGATATCTGCAAAATATGAGAAAGAaaggtttgttttctttttgattttgattgatttgaaaatgaaaaacaagtgtAAAGTATAAACACAGAGTATTTATTCTGAGCTGCCCTAGACTGAAGAGCACCAAATCTGTCTGGTGAGAGTTATGGGATTTCTCCGACATCAGACAACTACCTCAGTCCTCAAGGAATGCTTCATCTCTCCTGTTCTATTTGAGGAACCTCCAtacaacagaaactgaacttCTTCTCTCACCAAGCATGCTGCACAACATGAGCAGAGCTGTAGTTTCCATGTCAACAAGGAAGCAAAGGCACAATCCCTTCTGTTTCATACTACAGTCAGAATTACTCTTTGCTCTTTAGTGTTCAAACTTTCACCTGTCTACAGTGAGACTAAGGTTGTATATGTAAGTTTGAATGAATgcataaaacagcagcagaacttttttttttaatctcatttagACTCTTACATAAACTAAACTGAGTCATCCCTGGACAGACATCCTGCTTCTCTCACATTTCTCTGTTATCTCCAGCCACAGGACTTCCAGCTTAGGTCAGACTGGTGTCAAGTAGTCTGTGAATAATTCTTctaatactgtacatattgtaGCTTAGGACTGGTATGCTTGGTATGAGTGCTAGCAAACATCTAAACATCTCATTTTAATCAAGAGTTGAACTGCACATGTCTGAATTGACTATGATGTTAAGCTTAAAGGTCAGTTCAacaaaattacagaaacattTATTCTCCCACTTAGCATGACTTAATTACActttaattagttttaaaatgctgtgtgtgtgtgtgtgtgtgtgtgtgtgtgtataaatacacacacacacacacacacacacacacaca
Protein-coding regions in this window:
- the htr7c gene encoding 5-hydroxytryptamine receptor 7, coding for MHNSSGIEPTSNENEDISEVINGTPQLLYNVLVTITPTTMWNASCGEQLQDFGRPEKIIIGVMLAIITAVTVMGNTLVVIAVCVVKKLRQPSNYLLVSLAVADLSVAIVVMPFVIVTDLTGGKWLFGEVFCNIFIGMDVMCCTASIMTLCVISVDRYLGITRPLTYPARQNGQLMAKMILGVWLVSASITLPPFCGWAKNVHTAGVCLISQDFGYTIYSTAVAFYIPMLVMLVMYYKIFRAARKSGAKHRFTDVSRRDRLETVANEALRMQGLKPPGVAEECAALSRLLNRERRNISIFKREQKAATTLGVIVGVFAVCWLPFFILSTARPFICGVECSCVPIWLERTLLWLGYANSLMNPFIYAFFNRDLRSTYRDLLRCRYRNINRRLSAVGVHEALKV